The genomic interval CGGTAAAAAATCCTGTTGTATTGTTTTAGACAGAAACTACTTGAGTCTCCAAAGAAAGTGGAGGAGTGAAGTTGCTAGAAGCGTTGATGTTGCGGTATTTGAGGTTGATAACGATGTTGTTGTTCCTGTTGAAGTTCTTTCAAACAAGGAAGAGCCTTACGCTTACTTGGTAAGAAATAAAATTATGCCCATAATCAAAAACTACCTTGTAGAGTTTGAAGTTCAGACACCTAGTATAAAATCAGACCATCTTGACTTCGGAGATGAATTTTACTTCAATACCGTTCAAGAATATCTTGACAACCTAAATATTGGCAAAAGTGTTAAACCCGTTTCTAGCTTTGTAGGTGGATATGATGAAGCAAGAAAGAGACTTACTGGTTTTATTCATAACAAGCTTCATTCCTATAAAGAATACAGAAGCGACCCAACAAAAGACTTTCAATCTAACTTGAGTCCTTACCTGCACTTTGGTAACATATCTCCTGTTGAGATAATAAACGAGATACTTAAGTTTCACTCTTTTGATGACCCTAATGTTCAGTCTTATGTTAATGAACTTGTTGTTTGGAGGGAACTTGCAAGAAATTTCGTATTTTATAATCCAAACTACAACAAGTACGAAGGAATACCAGATTGGGCTAAACAGACATTAGAGGAGCACTCAAGGGACGAAAGAGAGTACATATACACCCTAGAGGATTTGGAGAACGCAAGAACACACGACAAGTATTGGAACTCTGCGCAAAAAGAATTACTCATAACAGGTAAAATGCACAACTATATGAGAATGTATTGGGCTAAAAAACTTATAGAGTGGACCAGAACACCAAGAGAGGCATTTGATATTGCTTGTTATCTCAACGACAAGTATGAACTGGATGGTAGAGACCCGAATGGATATGCTGGTATTTCTTGGTGTTTTGGTAGTTTTGATAGACCTTTCAGTGAGAGAAAAATTTTCGGCAGAGTGAGATATATGAGTGCTAACGGACTTCAAAAGAAGTTTGACATAGATAAGTATGTAGAGAAGTATGAAAATCAAAAATATTAAGAGTTG from Spirochaetota bacterium carries:
- a CDS encoding deoxyribodipyrimidine photo-lyase, with translation MVLETRVKKINGYGIDSSRDYILYCMEASQRINYNYSLLLAVKLANENNKPVVVLFNITDRYKHSNIRYYKFMIEGILKLRKDFEDLGIKFFIRKGDYVSGCVEFGKKSCCIVLDRNYLSLQRKWRSEVARSVDVAVFEVDNDVVVPVEVLSNKEEPYAYLVRNKIMPIIKNYLVEFEVQTPSIKSDHLDFGDEFYFNTVQEYLDNLNIGKSVKPVSSFVGGYDEARKRLTGFIHNKLHSYKEYRSDPTKDFQSNLSPYLHFGNISPVEIINEILKFHSFDDPNVQSYVNELVVWRELARNFVFYNPNYNKYEGIPDWAKQTLEEHSRDEREYIYTLEDLENARTHDKYWNSAQKELLITGKMHNYMRMYWAKKLIEWTRTPREAFDIACYLNDKYELDGRDPNGYAGISWCFGSFDRPFSERKIFGRVRYMSANGLQKKFDIDKYVEKYENQKY